The stretch of DNA CGCCGAAGTTCTTGAAGCACAAGTCCGATGTCTCGGCAGTAAGCCGCAATCATCGTATGATAGTGCTTCTTGCCACCGTGACTCTCCCTGACAATGGCCAACTTATGGACAACCTGCCGCAACTCATCCCTGATTGGTGCGACTGATTCTGTTTCCAGAAGGTCCTCCAGCTTCAGTCGTTCACGAGAGGAATGTTGGGAGGAAGACACGATCAGATGTTTTCTTACCTTGTCATGAATGTCGCCCCAACCGTTTACGTCTCCCCAGAAAGTCATTTCAAACCGCAATGCGTCAGCGTAGTCGTAATTGTTCGCATAAGGGGGTGATGTGATAACGGCATCGACTTGCTTGGGCATGATAACCGCCATACTCCGAGCATCTCCCGCGATGATTTGCCCTCTTGATTGTTCCGCGCGAGATTGCATCCATCTCATGTCGGATTTCATAAGTTCAATCTGCTGCTGAAATGCCAATAGTGGGGGGGCCACCTTTTTTTTGGTCTTGTTGGGAAGAATATATTGCCACTGAGCGGTTCCCGCCTTAGATGTGGGGCGAAGGATTGCTGTGAGAGCGAGCCAGACCAGTTCGGATTCTGGAGACTGATCCTGTAAAGACGACCACGCCGTTTTCAGACTTTCCAAGACGGCGAGTGAATCTTCGTCAAAACTGCGCCGAATCAGCGACGCATAATCACTCGTTCTCGCCTTCTGGGTCCGTGCGCTTTTCAAGACTTGTGCCGCAAAGTCAGCGAAAGGGTCGACTGGAGTTTTCCACAGGAGTTTCGCTTTACAAATACGGGCCACAATTGGATGGGCTTCGACTCCGATGCTCTTAATTCTGAGCGCATCACAGACAACGCAAACCGTGCCCGATCCGGCAAATGGATCGAGGACAATACTATCATGCCCAATTCCCCATTCCTGCAAGACCTGCTCCACCCATTGAGCAGCAAAGCCAGCCGAGTAGCGGAACCATCGGTGAACAGGTAACGCTATGTTGTCAACGAAAGTTCCCGATCTGGAGACTTTCAAATCCGGCATAGTTACTGATGGCTTTTCAAATAATGTTAGTTGTGTCTGCATTTTTCTCTTTCCGCCTGCAGGGCCTTATGTACGCCTAGCATGGGCGTGAACTTAGTCGGATAAGCGAGCAGCATTACTACTACTCGCTCTCCTAAGAACCGAGCGTGAAAGTTTCCCTTCACTCGGCTCAAGCCTTTCAAAGGCCAGATTGTAAGACCCAGCTATGCGCAATTCACAGCT from Desulfovibrionales bacterium encodes:
- a CDS encoding DNA methyltransferase; its protein translation is MQTQLTLFEKPSVTMPDLKVSRSGTFVDNIALPVHRWFRYSAGFAAQWVEQVLQEWGIGHDSIVLDPFAGSGTVCVVCDALRIKSIGVEAHPIVARICKAKLLWKTPVDPFADFAAQVLKSARTQKARTSDYASLIRRSFDEDSLAVLESLKTAWSSLQDQSPESELVWLALTAILRPTSKAGTAQWQYILPNKTKKKVAPPLLAFQQQIELMKSDMRWMQSRAEQSRGQIIAGDARSMAVIMPKQVDAVITSPPYANNYDYADALRFEMTFWGDVNGWGDIHDKVRKHLIVSSSQHSSRERLKLEDLLETESVAPIRDELRQVVHKLAIVRESHGGKKHYHTMIAAYCRDIGLVLQELRRVCKQGARMCWVIGDSAPYGVYCPIERWIAELAVAAGFEQHHFEKLRDRNIKWKNRKHRVPLKEGLLWIEG